Proteins encoded within one genomic window of Zavarzinella sp.:
- a CDS encoding peptidylprolyl isomerase yields MWARWTRFALLPIFTGFFLLPMAQADEVVARVNGEPITSKQLETAVQLAGPTKNLSPVEKQALRNDVLGLLIDDQVVRQFLDKYGVKVPETEIEKQINALQAILKEQGQTQTQFLKETMQTEEQLRNNYRYMVQLAKYLDSLITEEKLQHYFQQHQDFFRGTTVRLSHIVVRLDHSASTADHQEIQARLLGMREKIAAGNIVFADAARRFSHCPTASSGGDLGWIVRKWQIDEALAATAFQMKVGQISGVVTTEAGYHLVYVTDRKEGAEKKYDEVKRDVRRCYETELRQALLRKLRAEAKVEITR; encoded by the coding sequence ATGTGGGCACGCTGGACCAGATTTGCGCTCTTACCCATATTCACAGGCTTCTTTCTGCTGCCGATGGCCCAGGCAGATGAGGTGGTGGCACGTGTGAATGGCGAGCCAATTACCAGTAAGCAGTTAGAAACGGCGGTTCAACTTGCTGGCCCCACTAAAAATCTGTCTCCTGTGGAGAAGCAGGCACTTCGAAACGATGTGCTGGGTTTGTTGATTGATGATCAGGTGGTGCGGCAGTTTCTGGACAAATATGGCGTGAAAGTGCCCGAAACAGAAATTGAAAAGCAGATAAATGCCCTGCAGGCGATTTTGAAAGAACAAGGGCAGACTCAGACGCAATTTTTGAAAGAAACCATGCAAACCGAAGAACAGTTGCGAAACAACTATCGCTATATGGTGCAACTGGCAAAATACCTGGATAGTTTGATTACCGAAGAAAAATTGCAGCATTATTTTCAGCAACACCAGGATTTTTTCCGTGGCACAACGGTGCGCCTAAGCCACATAGTGGTGCGGCTGGATCATTCGGCCTCAACGGCGGATCATCAGGAAATCCAAGCCCGCCTGCTGGGCATGCGGGAAAAAATCGCAGCAGGCAACATTGTTTTTGCCGATGCGGCACGTCGATTTTCGCATTGCCCCACCGCCAGCAGTGGGGGTGATCTGGGCTGGATTGTGCGAAAATGGCAGATCGATGAAGCTCTGGCCGCCACTGCATTTCAAATGAAAGTTGGCCAGATTTCCGGCGTTGTAACCACAGAAGCTGGCTACCACCTGGTGTACGTTACTGACAGGAAAGAAGGTGCCGAGAAAAAATACGACGAAGTAAAACGGGATGTGCGGCGGTGCTACGAAACCGAACTTCGTCAGGCACTTCTTCGTAAACTGCGTGCGGAAGCAAAAGTAGAAATCACCCGCTGA
- a CDS encoding sigma-70 family RNA polymerase sigma factor yields the protein MKLLVRLQNRDDDAARIVVERFRDRLIQIAANQFDTWLRERADPEGIVQSAFFSFFVRARDSKLIPHGWDEMAAILVVITIRKCSNRRKFLRADKRDLSREQSIRNPDETSDWQPEYPILFHPEDELIFQELLDWLLRGFETREREIVELSLHGKTATEIAEQLNRPVRSVRRVLTKVRERVDQLKQAEGLG from the coding sequence ATGAAGCTGTTGGTGCGCCTGCAGAACCGCGATGATGATGCCGCACGGATTGTGGTGGAGCGGTTTCGGGATCGACTCATCCAAATTGCTGCCAATCAATTCGATACATGGCTGCGTGAACGTGCGGATCCCGAGGGGATTGTTCAGTCGGCCTTTTTCAGTTTTTTCGTGCGTGCCCGCGATTCCAAACTGATCCCCCACGGCTGGGATGAAATGGCCGCCATTCTGGTGGTAATAACCATTCGTAAGTGCAGCAACCGCCGTAAGTTCCTGCGGGCAGACAAACGCGATCTCTCCCGCGAACAATCGATCAGAAATCCAGACGAAACCAGCGATTGGCAGCCCGAATACCCCATCCTGTTTCATCCGGAAGATGAGCTGATTTTTCAGGAATTGCTCGACTGGCTGCTGCGGGGCTTCGAAACGAGAGAGCGGGAAATCGTGGAACTATCTCTGCACGGGAAAACAGCCACGGAAATCGCTGAACAACTGAATCGACCCGTACGGTCCGTTCGCAGGGTGCTGACAAAAGTTCGCGAACGGGTCGATCAACTCAAGCAGGCCGAAGGGCTTGGCTGA
- a CDS encoding DUF1559 domain-containing protein produces MKNPQKVPRWAFTLIELLVVIAIIAILIGLLLPAVQKVREAANRIKCVNNLKQYGLAIHNYNDNLNRLPPHTDHYGTEQTYLTGQLGGNWVYYLLPFLEQENLHRQANGNVYNIRKQTIPLFVCPSDPSYSGKSFTFGTPNAYNSDPSGMPMCYAANFQVFGNPATSQSTATGVTFLKIESIQDGSSQTVLLGERYAECTRANNLWFYTWMEITSSPSFNFGHPSGSPGYQLHYLYANFGLVGPASMFQVRPRNYGSPGTRLIPDPYPASDCDPRKPQTAHIGGMSTLFGDGSVKTLSGSLQPATWWALCTPNGGDIPGDW; encoded by the coding sequence ATGAAAAATCCTCAGAAAGTCCCACGGTGGGCGTTCACGTTAATCGAATTGCTGGTGGTGATTGCGATCATTGCCATCTTAATTGGCTTGCTGTTGCCCGCCGTTCAGAAGGTGCGGGAAGCAGCCAACCGCATCAAGTGCGTGAACAACTTGAAGCAATATGGTTTGGCAATCCATAACTATAACGACAATCTCAATCGCCTGCCACCACACACTGACCATTATGGTACGGAGCAAACTTATCTCACTGGCCAACTTGGTGGGAACTGGGTCTATTATCTGTTGCCTTTTCTCGAACAGGAAAATCTTCATCGTCAGGCGAATGGCAATGTGTACAACATTCGCAAACAGACAATTCCTCTGTTTGTCTGCCCATCTGATCCCAGCTACAGTGGAAAGTCATTTACTTTTGGCACACCGAACGCATACAACTCGGACCCATCTGGTATGCCAATGTGTTATGCCGCCAATTTTCAGGTATTTGGCAATCCTGCAACCAGCCAGTCTACTGCCACAGGTGTGACCTTTTTGAAGATTGAAAGCATTCAGGATGGTTCGAGCCAGACAGTATTGTTGGGTGAACGGTATGCTGAATGTACTCGAGCAAACAATTTGTGGTTCTATACCTGGATGGAAATCACCAGTAGCCCATCGTTCAACTTTGGCCATCCTTCAGGTAGTCCGGGGTATCAGTTACATTACTTGTATGCCAATTTTGGATTGGTTGGTCCTGCCTCCATGTTTCAAGTGAGACCACGCAATTATGGCTCTCCAGGAACGCGGTTAATCCCTGATCCTTATCCCGCGTCCGATTGCGACCCACGGAAGCCTCAAACTGCCCACATCGGTGGGATGAGTACACTGTTCGGTGATGGCAGCGTGAAAACGCTTTCCGGCTCTTTGCAGCCTGCCACCTGGTGGGCGTTGTGCACACCCAACGGTGGCGATATTCCCGGCGATTGGTGA
- a CDS encoding protein kinase, which produces MDALSSASYSSLDSAIWLQRERLIARFEDDWRAGKQPKLARYVQQHDSELELIVELIHVDIAYRARTDKPAMVEDYLQQFPELRNHSELLLDLIESEYHARSGSGSGSTIESYRERFPDLSDVIAERLKHAPVEINTTQLQQVTDQPIDQIGHYELYEKIGQGGFGTIYRGKDIALNRIVAMKIALPNRIEHDQAERFIREAQAAAQLRHPNIMAVYESGRSDDGRWFIASAYLPGGTLLERFKSGLSIRETVEGIAQVADGLQYAHQKHILHRDIKPANLMFDDESRVQIVDFGLARYQMLDSMTTMEGTVLGTPAYMSPEQAGGKIRNLDHRSDIYSLGATLYHLVTGKTPFQGRPTDVIHAVIHQHPPEPRKHSKAIPKDLNAIILKAMAKAPEKRYQHASEFALDLRRFLNNEPVAARNLGYIRKTVRLMLRYRLESAFIISFIFTVAIATVLITLKYFEAKESNQRAQDRSEAAFKNYISGEQQADELRMVIYNLLNNQVLDGIEPIRLTTIPDSTLEKLASNIDKTLQYANPARMREELVQLYRCLAFIRKLQGKYDLSAIALEKVHPQQPAMRDSTDILLELAAVSFKAGEYSKAINQYQIVLHQLAGKELTAPEASIQLRAILGEAEVMLATKAFQKPEIFAKLDTGLGLLKTNIHFQGMMDATTRNTAARMHYLYGDLLEDDKKRLPEREEMYLISTRLYYELAQQYPDSIDLAIRLGWSYQHLADSFLAGDKPSRPTYQEAKTWLGKAIRSAKANPHLNRELIAALMDNYASVCFRLQDWDEAIVFNKQSAELSLQLHQETKEHAHLRQARSTLKNFTNALIEAKRFTDAQEICRLRLELARNDAGETLQANVSIQKLFAAMKANKVDPPADLYLLQNEAMQQMGPAIKQLGKEK; this is translated from the coding sequence ATGGATGCATTATCTTCTGCCAGTTACTCTTCGCTTGATTCGGCAATCTGGCTCCAGCGCGAACGCCTGATCGCACGCTTCGAAGACGATTGGCGTGCAGGAAAGCAGCCCAAACTTGCCCGCTACGTTCAGCAGCACGATTCCGAACTGGAACTGATTGTTGAATTGATTCATGTGGATATTGCCTATCGGGCCCGCACCGACAAGCCAGCAATGGTGGAAGATTATCTGCAACAATTCCCAGAGCTGAGAAATCATTCGGAACTGCTGCTGGATTTAATCGAGTCGGAATATCATGCCCGCTCTGGATCGGGGTCTGGCAGCACCATTGAATCGTATCGCGAGCGGTTTCCCGATCTGTCCGATGTGATTGCGGAACGGTTGAAACATGCACCGGTGGAAATCAATACCACCCAACTTCAGCAGGTAACTGATCAGCCGATTGACCAGATTGGACATTACGAACTTTATGAAAAGATCGGCCAGGGTGGGTTTGGAACAATCTATCGCGGCAAGGATATTGCCCTGAATCGAATTGTTGCGATGAAGATCGCGCTGCCCAACAGGATTGAACACGATCAAGCAGAGCGATTTATTCGGGAAGCCCAGGCTGCCGCCCAATTGCGACATCCGAATATTATGGCCGTGTATGAATCCGGACGCAGCGATGATGGCCGCTGGTTTATCGCGTCTGCCTATCTTCCAGGGGGCACATTACTGGAACGCTTTAAAAGCGGGCTTTCGATTCGCGAAACGGTCGAAGGGATTGCCCAGGTGGCAGATGGTTTGCAGTATGCCCACCAGAAACATATTCTGCACCGCGATATCAAGCCCGCGAACTTGATGTTTGATGATGAGAGCCGCGTGCAGATTGTCGATTTTGGCCTGGCACGCTATCAGATGCTCGATTCGATGACTACGATGGAAGGAACTGTTCTTGGCACCCCCGCCTACATGAGCCCGGAACAGGCAGGTGGAAAAATCCGGAATCTCGATCATCGTTCGGATATTTACAGTTTAGGAGCCACGCTTTACCACCTGGTAACAGGGAAAACACCGTTTCAAGGTCGCCCCACCGATGTTATTCATGCGGTGATCCATCAGCACCCACCTGAACCACGGAAGCATTCGAAGGCAATTCCCAAAGATCTTAATGCGATTATCCTGAAGGCAATGGCAAAAGCTCCCGAAAAGCGTTATCAGCACGCCAGTGAATTTGCACTTGATTTGAGACGCTTTCTGAACAATGAACCTGTTGCTGCCCGAAACCTTGGGTATATCCGAAAAACGGTACGGTTGATGCTGCGTTATCGTCTGGAATCTGCATTTATCATCAGCTTTATATTCACCGTGGCAATTGCTACTGTGCTGATTACTCTCAAGTACTTTGAGGCGAAAGAAAGCAACCAGCGGGCCCAGGATCGCAGTGAAGCTGCTTTCAAAAATTACATTTCAGGAGAACAACAGGCGGATGAACTACGGATGGTGATTTACAACCTCCTGAATAATCAGGTTCTGGATGGAATTGAACCAATTCGCCTGACGACGATTCCTGATTCAACATTGGAAAAGCTGGCCAGCAACATTGATAAAACTCTGCAGTATGCAAATCCCGCCCGCATGCGAGAAGAATTGGTGCAACTGTATCGCTGTCTGGCATTCATTCGCAAACTGCAGGGCAAGTATGATCTTTCAGCAATCGCACTGGAAAAAGTTCACCCACAGCAGCCTGCGATGCGGGACAGCACCGACATACTGCTGGAGCTGGCAGCAGTATCCTTCAAAGCAGGGGAATACAGCAAGGCAATCAATCAGTATCAGATTGTGCTGCACCAGCTTGCGGGCAAGGAATTGACCGCACCCGAGGCATCTATTCAATTACGCGCTATCCTGGGGGAAGCGGAAGTGATGCTTGCCACGAAGGCATTTCAAAAGCCAGAAATCTTTGCCAAACTGGATACGGGTCTGGGATTGTTGAAAACCAACATCCACTTTCAGGGGATGATGGATGCCACCACTAGGAATACGGCTGCCCGCATGCATTACCTCTATGGTGATCTGCTGGAGGATGACAAAAAGCGATTGCCAGAGCGGGAAGAGATGTATCTGATTTCGACTCGTTTGTATTATGAACTGGCCCAACAATACCCCGATTCGATCGACCTTGCAATCCGCCTGGGTTGGAGTTATCAGCATCTTGCCGATAGCTTCCTTGCAGGCGATAAACCATCCCGCCCTACCTATCAGGAAGCGAAAACGTGGCTGGGGAAGGCAATCCGATCCGCCAAAGCGAACCCCCACCTGAATCGGGAGTTGATTGCCGCACTGATGGACAATTATGCCAGCGTTTGCTTCAGGTTGCAGGATTGGGACGAAGCGATTGTCTTCAACAAGCAGTCAGCCGAACTCAGTTTGCAATTGCATCAGGAGACAAAAGAACACGCTCACCTTCGTCAGGCAAGATCTACACTAAAAAACTTCACCAATGCCCTCATCGAAGCGAAACGCTTTACGGATGCCCAGGAAATCTGTCGCCTGCGTCTGGAATTAGCCAGGAATGATGCTGGTGAGACTCTCCAGGCAAACGTGTCCATTCAAAAACTATTCGCAGCGATGAAGGCAAACAAGGTCGATCCACCTGCTGATCTGTATTTGCTGCAAAACGAGGCGATGCAGCAAATGGGTCCCGCCATTAAGCAATTAGGGAAGGAGAAATAA
- a CDS encoding alpha/beta hydrolase encodes MFRLLLGVMVAMLAINHPTYSQEKKDPPKKADPKPKPKPNVKPTEANVPYGKHPRQVIDFYQAQANAPTPLVLYIHGGGWRAGDKASVGNVKVYLDAGISVAAINYRYVQNGVEEKVSPPVKAPLEDAARALQFIRSKSKEWNIDKTRIGATGGSAGACSSLWLAFHDDMAISKSEDPIARESTRLFCAAVNGAQTTLDPEPLKKWLPNYTYGAHAFGLANFKELYDSREKVLPWIKEYSPMEHVSKDDPPIAMYYGGTKGAKVGEEHPDPTHSPIMGMMLAEKLKETGIPVELQYNGMPNEKHPSISAYLIATLKK; translated from the coding sequence ATGTTCCGTTTGCTGCTGGGTGTCATGGTAGCCATGCTGGCGATCAACCACCCCACATACAGCCAGGAAAAGAAAGATCCACCGAAAAAGGCGGATCCGAAACCCAAACCAAAACCAAACGTGAAGCCGACCGAGGCCAACGTTCCCTATGGTAAGCACCCCCGTCAGGTGATTGATTTTTATCAGGCACAGGCGAACGCACCCACCCCACTGGTCCTCTATATCCACGGTGGGGGCTGGCGTGCTGGCGACAAAGCCTCCGTAGGTAATGTCAAAGTATATCTGGATGCAGGTATTTCAGTCGCAGCAATTAACTATCGTTACGTGCAGAACGGTGTGGAAGAAAAAGTATCCCCACCTGTGAAGGCACCACTGGAAGACGCCGCACGTGCTTTGCAATTCATTCGTTCAAAGTCAAAGGAATGGAACATCGACAAGACCCGGATTGGTGCCACCGGTGGCTCTGCAGGTGCCTGTTCTTCACTGTGGCTGGCATTTCATGATGACATGGCCATTTCCAAGAGCGAAGACCCGATTGCCCGCGAATCAACCCGATTGTTCTGTGCTGCAGTCAATGGTGCCCAGACAACACTGGATCCTGAACCGTTGAAGAAATGGTTGCCGAATTACACCTATGGTGCCCACGCATTTGGCCTGGCGAATTTCAAAGAACTGTACGATTCCCGCGAAAAAGTGCTGCCATGGATTAAAGAATATTCACCAATGGAACATGTCAGCAAAGATGATCCACCGATTGCCATGTACTATGGTGGCACCAAAGGGGCCAAAGTAGGTGAAGAGCACCCCGATCCCACCCACTCTCCGATTATGGGGATGATGCTGGCGGAAAAATTGAAGGAAACCGGCATTCCTGTGGAACTGCAATACAACGGCATGCCCAACGAAAAGCATCCATCGATTTCTGCTTACCTGATTGCCACATTGAAGAAGTAA
- a CDS encoding MarC family protein — protein sequence MIDFVATFIILFAIIDPIGTIPVFIAVTAKYTRQQKKKIAIKAITASAGILIFFVIAGEWLLRAMEIPIPAFQIAGGIVLFLFALSMIFGESKPEQEIKLPHTDNETAIYPLAVPSIAGPGAMLTAVLLTENSRYTIWQQAQTVFVMLVVLAIALVGMLLASYVHRIIGNSGASVISRVMGLILASAAMSNTLNGIKQFFQL from the coding sequence ATGATTGATTTTGTCGCCACGTTCATTATCCTGTTTGCCATTATTGATCCGATTGGCACGATACCGGTATTTATTGCGGTTACTGCCAAATACACCCGCCAGCAAAAGAAAAAGATTGCCATCAAAGCAATTACTGCCTCAGCAGGCATCCTGATCTTCTTTGTGATCGCGGGAGAATGGTTGCTGCGTGCGATGGAAATCCCGATTCCTGCTTTTCAGATTGCGGGTGGCATCGTGCTGTTTCTGTTCGCACTTTCGATGATTTTTGGCGAAAGTAAGCCAGAACAGGAAATCAAATTGCCCCACACTGATAACGAAACGGCCATTTACCCACTGGCTGTGCCATCGATTGCCGGCCCAGGGGCAATGCTGACGGCAGTGTTGCTGACCGAAAACTCCCGCTATACCATCTGGCAGCAGGCACAAACCGTGTTTGTCATGCTGGTGGTGTTGGCGATTGCCCTGGTGGGGATGTTGTTAGCCAGTTATGTGCACAGGATCATTGGTAATAGCGGTGCGAGTGTCATCAGTCGGGTGATGGGCCTGATTCTCGCTTCGGCTGCGATGTCGAACACTTTGAATGGTATCAAGCAATTCTTTCAATTGTAG
- a CDS encoding WD40 repeat domain-containing protein has translation MNSQAILISSIVADYSAPPSFVERSFGEPLFHAESEVIDLVFHADGTLWSMEEAGILRQWNTEGHLLARVYLSDLEDIWRFSPTATYVASGANEIALWSVAEGRELTRIPTEQWVTAFAFHPTDKVLATGHDDGSICLFQLPELKLVKKIPAHSGQISAMAFNADGSQLASSGDDKRIYVWHGETLEKNHEFSGHTDRIPALTWHPTENYLVSVGWDTTARVWETTQVEPSILLNTHSDQVTAARFNAGGQFLACADSDMAIHVWGNPRQAQEKFVLRGHTDLINCLAFQKSGLLMASAGADCVIHIWNLETGKLAAGPTLNSINNVAFRASSGTLYSTAGGVLRAYDATTTQLVPASTTQPLIAADNVAISPDQQLLVVCGKTERLQVLDPQNLTPIRTYDHTKGPIANPVFSRDSQTLATCSQSDGLVWVWKRDQEEAVLVIPEAADGCTLEALSFSPDGRFIAVGGIDFLATSGTDGSLCVWDLEEKDKKWSATYGVTALDIDSTGKYIAIGTHSHNDQNKVYVLDFATSDVVFELSGHHDRLNAVRFSPDGSYLISAGDDGTIRVWNVLSGRIVVARQSETVVQSLVFSPDGKSLYVGNANTTSYQISMQKLLED, from the coding sequence ATGAACTCTCAGGCAATTTTGATCAGCTCCATTGTCGCGGATTACTCTGCACCACCTTCGTTTGTCGAACGTAGTTTTGGTGAACCGTTATTTCATGCTGAAAGCGAAGTAATTGACTTGGTCTTTCATGCGGATGGCACGCTCTGGAGTATGGAAGAAGCGGGCATTCTGCGTCAGTGGAATACGGAAGGTCATTTACTGGCTCGAGTATATCTGAGCGATTTAGAAGATATCTGGCGATTTTCGCCCACGGCTACCTACGTGGCTTCGGGTGCGAATGAAATTGCCCTCTGGTCTGTGGCAGAAGGTCGCGAACTGACCCGTATTCCCACAGAACAGTGGGTTACCGCCTTTGCCTTTCATCCCACCGACAAAGTGCTGGCCACAGGCCACGATGATGGGTCCATTTGCCTGTTTCAACTGCCCGAATTGAAACTGGTGAAAAAAATCCCCGCCCACAGTGGGCAGATTTCGGCCATGGCATTCAATGCAGATGGCTCGCAACTGGCCAGTAGTGGCGATGATAAGCGAATTTATGTTTGGCATGGCGAAACATTAGAAAAAAATCATGAATTCAGCGGTCATACTGATCGGATTCCTGCTTTGACATGGCACCCCACGGAAAACTATCTGGTCAGCGTGGGCTGGGACACTACGGCACGTGTGTGGGAAACCACTCAGGTAGAACCAAGTATTCTCCTGAATACCCACTCCGATCAGGTAACTGCCGCAAGGTTTAATGCTGGTGGGCAATTTCTGGCGTGTGCTGATTCTGATATGGCCATCCATGTGTGGGGGAATCCACGGCAAGCACAGGAAAAATTTGTATTACGTGGTCATACCGATCTCATTAACTGCCTCGCCTTCCAAAAGTCTGGCTTGTTGATGGCATCTGCAGGTGCCGACTGCGTTATTCATATCTGGAATCTGGAAACTGGGAAGTTGGCTGCTGGCCCCACATTAAACAGTATTAATAATGTGGCTTTCCGGGCATCTTCCGGCACTCTTTATTCCACGGCAGGTGGGGTATTACGTGCCTACGATGCCACCACCACTCAATTAGTGCCTGCCAGCACCACCCAGCCACTGATTGCAGCAGATAATGTCGCCATCAGTCCCGATCAGCAATTACTTGTAGTGTGCGGCAAGACGGAACGACTGCAAGTCCTTGATCCGCAGAATCTTACGCCGATTCGCACCTACGATCATACCAAGGGACCGATTGCGAATCCGGTATTCAGCCGTGATTCGCAAACCCTGGCCACCTGCAGTCAGAGTGATGGCCTGGTGTGGGTCTGGAAAAGGGATCAGGAAGAGGCAGTCCTGGTGATTCCCGAGGCGGCAGATGGTTGTACTCTCGAAGCACTTTCTTTTTCTCCCGATGGCCGATTTATTGCCGTTGGCGGGATCGATTTTCTGGCAACCAGCGGCACCGACGGCAGCCTGTGTGTCTGGGATCTCGAAGAAAAAGATAAAAAATGGAGTGCCACGTACGGTGTCACGGCTCTGGATATCGATTCCACCGGCAAATATATCGCTATAGGCACTCATTCACACAACGATCAGAATAAGGTTTATGTGCTGGATTTTGCCACTTCGGATGTGGTATTTGAACTTTCCGGCCATCACGACCGCCTGAATGCGGTGCGATTCAGTCCGGATGGCAGTTACCTGATCAGTGCAGGTGATGATGGCACGATCCGGGTCTGGAATGTTCTTTCTGGACGGATTGTGGTGGCACGCCAGTCGGAAACAGTAGTCCAATCGCTGGTCTTTTCACCCGATGGCAAATCACTCTACGTGGGGAATGCCAATACCACTTCGTATCAGATTTCCATGCAGAAACTGCTGGAAGATTAG
- a CDS encoding polysaccharide deacetylase family protein: protein MAPDVRPTAYFSFDIEEHHRIEAAVGLEFSENTKTAYAQRMVRCTKWILHALAEFQAKATFFVVGEIAQSYPHLIRLIVKNGHELASHSHQHFRVHRFTPQEFKDDLLRSKHALEDAGGVEVVGFRAPTFSVVSQTAWAIDVLHECGFQYDSSIFPVKHDRYGVPDAPRHPFWVLGKSAKMLELPPVTLKVGNYNLPAAGGGYFRLFPPAIMRSAIRQCLKDPHGLPVLYFHPWEFDLDQPKLPLKTLSRFRTYVGISRSRSRLRQLLKEFHGARMIDAARTILENPAHQAQLPEYILGATPGASGTNDSTTATDVTAH, encoded by the coding sequence GTGGCACCGGACGTACGGCCAACCGCCTACTTCAGTTTCGATATTGAAGAACATCACCGCATCGAAGCTGCGGTGGGGTTGGAATTTTCAGAAAATACCAAAACTGCCTACGCCCAGCGGATGGTTCGGTGCACCAAATGGATTCTGCACGCGCTGGCAGAGTTTCAGGCAAAAGCCACCTTCTTTGTGGTGGGGGAAATTGCCCAGTCCTATCCCCACCTGATTCGGTTAATTGTGAAGAACGGGCACGAGTTAGCCAGCCATTCCCACCAGCACTTTCGTGTGCATCGCTTTACACCACAAGAGTTTAAGGACGATCTGCTCCGTTCGAAACATGCCCTGGAAGATGCTGGTGGCGTTGAAGTAGTAGGCTTTCGGGCTCCCACCTTCAGTGTGGTGTCACAGACCGCGTGGGCGATCGATGTGCTCCACGAGTGCGGTTTTCAATACGATTCGTCAATCTTTCCCGTGAAGCATGATCGCTATGGAGTGCCTGATGCCCCACGTCACCCATTCTGGGTGCTCGGAAAGTCGGCGAAGATGCTGGAATTACCTCCGGTAACCTTGAAAGTGGGCAATTACAACCTGCCCGCAGCAGGTGGGGGATATTTTCGCCTCTTCCCACCTGCTATTATGCGTTCCGCGATTCGACAGTGCCTGAAAGACCCACACGGTTTGCCCGTGCTCTATTTTCATCCGTGGGAATTCGATCTCGATCAACCGAAACTGCCACTGAAAACGCTCTCCCGCTTCCGCACATATGTGGGGATTTCACGGAGTCGTAGCCGGCTGCGACAATTATTAAAAGAATTTCATGGCGCACGGATGATCGATGCTGCCCGCACCATTCTGGAAAATCCTGCACATCAGGCACAATTGCCAGAATATATCCTCGGTGCCACACCCGGTGCATCTGGCACAAATGATTCAACTACAGCAACAGATGTAACTGCACATTAA
- a CDS encoding DUF1015 domain-containing protein — MADIRAFRGFRYDLGKAGTLSEVIAPPYDVIGPELQQQLYDQNPYNAIRLELNRDEPGDTPTNNKYSRAAQTLNGWLQDHVLQQDTLRNLYVLEQEYTVDGTSYRRRGFFARVRLEPFGTGKIFPHEETMSGPKEDRLKLYRATGFNISPIFGLYPDDQNSVFQYLEPLLHRQLPLAAHDHLGVQSKLWMITDEAIINAVVAAMQAKPVFIADGHHRYETGLKYLEEVASTLPNNESPAHFTLMMLVSMSDPGLSILPTHRLVRGLPGLTSAQLREALEPHFAFEPVADATSAWEAIEMDGGQALLAFHTQADKIWQLARFQAPKLMASLVPDRSDEWRGLGVSILHIAAINHLLKGFAQPAATCQYVHLTSEVDDAIKAGTCDVAALVAPASMLHVEEIAGNLEKMPPKSTYFYPKLPTGLVFNSLKSH, encoded by the coding sequence ATGGCGGATATTCGAGCCTTTCGTGGCTTTCGGTACGATTTAGGCAAGGCGGGTACGTTAAGCGAGGTAATTGCACCACCCTACGATGTGATTGGGCCGGAATTGCAGCAGCAGTTGTACGATCAGAATCCGTATAACGCGATCCGTCTGGAATTAAACCGCGATGAACCGGGCGATACCCCCACCAACAACAAGTATTCGCGTGCGGCACAAACCCTGAACGGTTGGTTGCAGGATCACGTGCTGCAACAGGATACGTTGCGAAATCTGTATGTGCTGGAGCAGGAATACACTGTTGATGGCACCAGTTATCGTCGGCGTGGCTTTTTTGCCCGCGTGCGGCTGGAACCATTCGGAACAGGCAAAATTTTCCCACATGAAGAGACGATGTCTGGCCCGAAAGAAGATCGCCTGAAACTCTACCGCGCCACCGGTTTCAATATCAGCCCGATTTTTGGGCTGTATCCAGACGATCAGAACTCTGTTTTCCAGTACCTGGAACCGCTGTTGCACCGACAGTTGCCGTTAGCAGCCCACGACCACCTGGGGGTGCAGTCGAAATTGTGGATGATTACGGATGAAGCCATTATCAATGCTGTGGTAGCTGCGATGCAGGCGAAACCAGTATTTATTGCTGATGGTCACCATCGCTACGAAACAGGCCTGAAATATCTCGAAGAGGTAGCCAGCACGCTGCCCAACAACGAATCACCGGCACATTTTACGCTGATGATGCTGGTTTCGATGAGCGATCCCGGTCTGTCGATTCTGCCCACCCACCGGCTTGTGCGTGGGCTGCCGGGTCTTACTTCCGCCCAGTTGCGTGAGGCACTGGAGCCGCACTTTGCCTTTGAGCCAGTTGCCGATGCCACTTCTGCGTGGGAAGCAATTGAAATGGATGGTGGGCAGGCGTTGCTGGCATTTCACACGCAAGCAGACAAAATCTGGCAATTAGCCCGCTTTCAGGCACCAAAATTGATGGCCTCGCTGGTGCCAGATCGTAGTGATGAGTGGCGTGGGCTGGGGGTCAGCATTCTGCACATCGCAGCCATTAACCATCTGTTGAAAGGTTTTGCACAGCCTGCAGCGACCTGCCAGTACGTGCATCTCACTTCGGAAGTGGATGATGCCATCAAGGCAGGAACGTGTGACGTGGCGGCACTGGTGGCACCCGCTTCCATGCTGCATGTGGAAGAGATTGCGGGGAATCTGGAAAAAATGCCACCCAAATCGACCTATTTTTACCCTAAGTTGCCCACCGGGCTGGTGTTTAATTCACTGAAAAGTCATTAA